The DNA sequence TGACGGTGGCGGAGTAAATGGCAGCTGTCACGCCAACCTCCAGGAGATTCAGACCCTTGTCCAGCTGCACCAGGATCAATATTGGAAAGAAGAGTCCAATTATGAACCAGTGGAACGATTGATTGATTACGAAGACAAAGTGGATGTCGTCCCTGATCATCTAACGGACTCCTTTCGTCCGTGGGTAGATAAAATTCGAAACAGAAAAATTTGTTCCTTCACAGTTCGAGGGTCATTTCCTTAAGCTAGGAAGCGTTATTTCCCCCCGTGAATGGCATCTGGATCGCCCTGGCTGTTTTCCTCTTCACATACTTCCTGATATCGATCAGACGGCTTCCCAAGATCAAGCTCGATCGCCCGATCGCAGCCCTCGTAGGGGCCGTTCTCATGCTCATACTGGGAGTGGTCACTCCTGAGAGGGCTCTCGAATCGATCGATCTGGATATACTGTTCCTTCTGCTGGGAATGATGCTCCTGGTGGTGGGGCTGGAGTTCTGTGGCCTCTTCGAGTGGGTCTCGATCCGAATGATCAGGTACTCCGGAACGCAGTTCAGACTCCTTGTGCTTGTGATGGTGGTGAGCGCGGTGCTTTCCGCCCTCGTCCTGAACGACGCGGTGGTGCTGATGTTCACCCCGATCGTCATCAAGACCTGCAGGCTGGTGAAGACGGATCCCGTTCCCTTCCTTGTGGGAGAGGTGGTCGCCGCCAATATTGGGAGCGTAGCGACAGCGGTGGGGAACCCTCAGAACGCGTACATAGCCACCAAGGCAGATATAGGCTTCCTGGAGTTCTCGGCCGCGCTGCTCCCGGTGGCCGTGATATCTCTCTTGATCGGCGTAGTTCTAATATACATCATCTTCAGGAAGGACATCGAAAAGGGGGATGCTGCCGCCCTGCGCTCTCTCGCCCGGGAGAACGGGTGGTCACGTCTCAGAAATTTCATTTTGGAGGGGGACAGCCAGGCCAAGGAAGGTATGGTGAATCTACGCAAAAGGCGAATGGCGCTACAGGCGATCCTGCTAATCACGCTCATTGCGGTCATGGGCTTCTCACTGAGCAGCTTCATTGGGATCCCTCTCTCCATGGTGGCCTTCGCGGCCGGGGTAGCCACTTTCATGGTCCTGTTGCTCATGACCGATGTCCGCAGTGGAGAGATCCTGAGAAAGGTGGACTGGTCGATAATACTGTTCTTCATCGGTCTTTTCATCGTTCTGCAGGGCGTGAGGGACTCCGGGCTTCTTGCCGAGATCCAGGCGCTATTTCCAGGTTTCGGGCCGGGAGAGACCCCTACCTTGGGATCGCTCACACTCTTCTCGGCCGTACTGTCCAACCTGGTGAGCAACGTTCCCGCGGTCATGCTTCTGGGCGAGATGATACCGGTTCAGAGCACGGACCTGTGGCTCGCCCTAGCTTCATCCTCCACATTAGCAGGGAACGCCACCTTGCTCGGTGCCGCAGCTAACATAATCGTGGCTGAGAAGGCAGAAGGGTTGGGGGTCGAGATATCCTTTAAGAGATTCATAATGGCGGGTCTTCCCATTGCGGTAGTTACCCTACTCGTATCCACACTTCTGCTCTTGATGATTATGTGAGCCGTCTTCGGTCAATCTCTCAACTCTCAGAAAAGGAGCCTACTCGGGGGATTCCGCTTCTACCGCTGGAACCTTGTCGGACCTGCCCATCTTCCTGTTCGTCCAATTTATTAGCCTGTCAGCTGAGAATAGATCGATGAATTCCTGCTTGCTGTGGTTCTTCAACCACCAAAGCCCAATGCCGGCGACGGTCAACGCTCCAAGAATATCGGACATCACATCCTGCATGGTGTCGAGGTAAGACATGTACTGCATGGTGGAGCCGAGCACCTCGTCGCTGATGAGCTCGTATATCTCCCAGCCAAGGCCGAAGGCGCAAGTGAACCCGAGAGTGAAGATCACTATGAACGGAGCGGTGAGACGGATGGTTATGGAGTATCTCTCCAGGTAGATCAAGAAGAAGAACGAGACGTAGGCCACGATCACCGCCGCCACGTAGTGGGCGACCTTGTCCCACCAGTCTATGAAGACGTCGTAGAGGCCGAGATAGATCCCTATGTCGTGCATCATGAGGACTCCGGATATGGCCAGCACGATCGGTATGGGGAAGATGTAGATGCCCTTCCATCCCAATGCGAGCAAAACCACGAGTGCCAGTACTGCCAGCATGTATGGGAAGAAGGTGAGTATGGTATTCTCTATCCCGCCCTTCGTGGAGTGGTACCAGTAGTCCAGGAACAGGATCGAGAAGACCAGCACACCCGTCAGTATGATTATCGTACTCCATACGATGAGGTAGTATTTCGTCTCCCTTCTCAGATCGATCCCCCCGCAGATCCCTCGAATGGAATCGATCGCTTGAAGAGTACCATTACCACCCACATCCCCAGGATCATGAAGCCTATATCACTGACCGCGAACATCATCCAGCGGTTGTCGATGATCAGTGCGTGACCTGTCAGAAAGTCAAAGACCAAGAGGTTGAGAATGAGAAGTGTCACAAGGAAAAGGGCGATGAATAGCACAGACAGTATGGCCATGGCCCTGTTCATTGTCAAATTTGTGTGAGATATCATCGATAGGACGATGAGGAAGGCGATCGAGAGGCAGGCAACGGCGATGCCTATCTCCTTCAGGTGGTAACCTATGTCCAAGGTGTAGAAATTGAACAGCATGGCCAGCATCAAAGCGATGACGGTCGTGAAGGCAAGTGATGCGGAAAGTGCGACGTTGATGTAGACCGGTCTCATGATCTTTCGGATCAGGATCAGTATCAGGACAGCGGCCAGGAGTGAAACCCAGGGGTCTATAGAAAGCAACGCTACAGCTAATATGCCTATACTGATAATGAACATCAGAGGGATTCCCCTCGAATTCTTCTCTTCACTTTCCATTTATGGCCCCCGGCCGGTCGCGAAAGATTTTATTCATGTCTATAGTATAAATCTTTTTGTCCTGGGGACATCCCCGAACTCTCCCATTTCGATGAGCGAAGGACACGCAATATTTATCGTGAAAGATATGGAGGGTCAAATAAGATAAAGAATGGGTGCGACCTTGAATAATGCCTGAAGCGATTGATGAGGGACTTACTCGTGACCTTATGTTTGGATCTCTTCCTTCCTGTAATGGCTATGAATCACTATTACTGGGATGATTTGGGCAGTCGGTACCGTTCTATGATATTTATTTAAAGCAGGGTGTCCATTTTGGCGGCATCGCAACCCATTACTAGACTATATTATCTGCTGGACAAGGTGGTTAGATGGGGTCGGACATAAAGAGCAGGGTGGAAAGGGCCAAGCGGGCATCCATAGTCCTAGCTAGCAAACCCACAGGGCTGAAGAATCGGGCGCTCGAGGCAATGGCCGAAGCCCTTGACTCCAACAGGGAGCGGATAATCGAGGAAAATGCCAAGGATGTGGCCTTGGCCGAAGAACTGGTCGCCAGTGGAGAGATGAGCAGGGCACTGCTCAAGCGTCTGATAGTGACTGAACCGAAGATAGACGCTATGATCGCTGGCATCAAGGATGTAATCGAACTGGAGGACCCAGTGGGGAAGACTCTGGACGCAATCGAGCTGGATGAGGAGCTCAATCTCTATCAGGTCAGTGCGCCCATCGGACTCATTGGAGTCATCTTCGAGTCCAGACCTGACGTTATCCCTCAGATAATGTCTCTCTGTCTCAAGAGCGGTAACGCCACCGTGTTCAAGGGGGGAAGCGAGGCCGTCAGATCGAATCGGACTCTTTTCGAGATCCTGGTAGAGGCCATGGAGTCAGTGGAGGGAATTCCAACGGATGCCTTCCAGCTGATGGAGACCCGGGAGGACGTTAGCGCCATCCTCGATCTGGATCGATATATCGACCTCCTGATTCCCCGAGGCTCAAACCAATTCGTCCAGTATATCCAGGACAACACGCGGATACCCGTCCTCGGACACGCCAGCGGCATCTGTCATGTCTATGTCGACGAGAAAGCAGATCTGGATAAGGCCTGGGATATTAGCCTGGATTCCAAGGTGCAGTATGCCGCGGTCTGCAATGCCGCCGAGACACTTCTGGTTCATAACAGAATAGCGACAAAGTTTCTCCCCACAATGGCCCAGCGCCTATTGGATAAGGGCGTGGAACTTAGGTGTGATCGCGCCTCGCTCGAACTGCTCATGGGAGCAAAGGGGCTAGATAAATCCAATATAGTCTCCGCGACCGAAGGGGACTGGTGTACGGAGTACAATGATCTTGTCATTTCTATTGGGGCGGTCAGCTCAATGGATGAGGCCATCGATCACATCAATTCGTTCGGGTCGCACCACACCGATGCGATCGTTACTGAGAACAAGGAGAGCGCATCCAAATTCGTTTCGTTAGTCGACTCGTCCAGCGTCATGGTGAATTGCTCAACCCGCTTCGCTGATGGATACCGCTATGGAAAGGGTGCAGAGGTGGGTATCAGCACCAACAAGATCCATGCCCGAGGACCCGTGGGCATGGAGGGATTGATGATCTACAAGTATGTCCTAATTGGAAATGGGCAGGTGGTCGCCGATTACTCTGGACCTGAAGGGAGAACATTCACTCACAGGAAGCTGGAGGAAGATTACCCGTTGTGATGGAGGCGTGTTGGTGAGCGGACGGAGTGAACTTCTTAACGATTTGAATGTGCTGGTCATCAAGATAGGAACAAGCTCGATAATGAGGAATGAATTCCAGGTCAATCGCAATCTGATGGACGACTTGGCCAGGCAGGTACGGAGTCTCATGGACAGGGGAATCCAGGTGATCCTGGTCAGCTCCGGAGCCATCGGTCTTGGTCTGGGCGCGATGGGAGCGCGTCCTAAGCCTTTCGAGATACCCATCCGCCAGGCCGCAGCCTCGGTTGGACAGGGGATGCTCATGAGAGAGTGGAGAGAGTCGTTCGAAAGGGTGAACCTCAAGGTTGCGCAGATACTCTTGACCTACGAGTTCTACTCCGACAGGGAGACCTACCTGAACCTCAGGAACAACCTGTCCACCCTGATGGAATATGGCGTGGTCCCCATCATCAACGAGAACGACGCGGTGTGCACCAAGGAGATCGAGGCCGTCTTCGGGGACAACGACACGCTTTCCGCCATGGTGGCAAGCAAGATAGAGTCCGACCTGCTGATCATTCTCTCCGATGTCGATGGGCTCTGCGACAGGAATCCAAAGCTCTGCGATACCGCTCATTTGATACCTCTCGTAGAGAAGATCACACCTAACATCGAGCGCATGGCCGGTGATCCCACCAGTACCAAGGGGGTCGGGGGCATGCGCACCAAGATTCAGGCGGCCAAGATCTGCTGCATGTCCGGCTGCAAGATGGTCATCGCCAATCACGGCATCGAGGAGGTCATAACCAAGATCGTGGATGGCGATGAGGTAGGCACGCTCTTCATCTGCGATGAGAAGGTTGACAAGAATCGGAAGCGCTGGATCATACTCGCGAATCCCTCTGGGCAGATACGGGTCGACAAGGGTGCGATGAGAGCCCTGGTTGGAGGGAAGAATGGCCTTCTAGCTTCAGGTATCAAAGAGATCATAGGGGAGTTTGACAGGGGCGACATAGTAGAACTCGTCCACGATGGAAAGGTCTTCGCCAAAGGAATCACTGATTATCGCTCCGAAGAGCTGGAGAAGGTCAAAGGTGCCCATTCCAATGACATCGAGTCCATTCTGGGATACAGCAACTACAGCAACGTGATCAAGCACGAGAACCTGGCCCTTCTCCCATAGCTTTTCTTTCCTTCAGCTTCATTAGAATGGCAGGGACCACCTCAAATACATCACCCACTATCCCAAAATCGGCCACCTTGAAAATGGGGGCGTCCGGATCCTTGTTCACGGCCACGACCACATCTGACGAGCTCATGCCAACAAGATGCTGGATTGCCCCAGAAATCCCCAATGCGAGGTACAGCTTGGGCATCACGGTCTTGCCGCTCTGTCCCACCTGGCTAGAGGGGGGCATCCATCCTAGCTCCACAAGGCTACGGCTGCTTGACATTGTGGCCCCGAGCTCACAGGCCAACTCTCTCACCATTTCGAGGTTCTCCCGGTTGGTGATTCCACGGCCAATCGACACCAGGACTTTGGATTCCTCGATCCTGATATCCTCTTTCTCTTCTCGAACTTCCTCGACGATCTCTGTCCTTATCGATCTCCTGGAGATCTTCATCTCAGGTATCTCGATGACTCCCTTTCTGTTATCGTCAGGTGGAGGTATCTTGAACACCCTTGGTCTGACAGTTGCCATCTGGGGCCTGGTATCCGGGGACAGGATGGAGGCCATGACGTTTCCACCGAAGGCCGGCCTGGTCTGGACCAGCTGTCCCCCATCATCGATGCTAAGCTCCGTGCAGTCAGCGGTAATGCCCACTCCTAATCTGGCAGCTATTCTCGGCGCAAGATCCCTTCCATTCACCGTGGCTCCGAAGAGCACGACTGAAGGTTTATCCGACGAGATCAGGTAGGAGAGAGCATTGGCGTAACCATCGGTAGTGTATCTCTTGAGAAGCTCGTTCTCTAAGTACACGACCCGATCCGCACCGTATCGGAACAACTCTTCACCCAACCCTTCTAATCCTGGGGGTCCAGCTAGAGCGGCTATGACACTCTCTTTGGTGGTCGTGACCATTCCCCGAGCCTTTCCCAGAAGCTCAAGTGTCACATCCTTGATGCGTGGACCGTTTCCCCGGTCCTCCCATTCAACCCAGACCATGATGGCCTTCCAATCCTCGAGGGAAACGACTTGTCCCCCGTGGCGATCAATTGAGATGGCGTGATATTCGCAAAGGTTCACGCATATCCCGCAGAGGGTGCAGTTTTCCAGGACCTGGGGAAGATTATCGGTCATAACCAAGCCGTCAAAGGGACATCCCTTCTCGCAGGCACGGCATCCAACGCATTTTTCCGGATCAATGATCAGCACTGGTCTCCCCCCTTCTCGGTTCGAAGCCTTTTTCCTCAAGGAACTTCACGAGGAGTGCAGCGGCGTGCTCCGGGTTTGTTCCATCAACGATGACGCCGCCCTCTCTTCTGGAGGGGACGAATACCCTGACGACCTGGGTGCGAGATCCCCTGAGGCCGACACTCTCCTCGTTGATATCCAGGTCCTTGGCTCCCATCACCACTATCTCTTTGCTCCTGGCCTTGAGGAAGTCGGCCATCGAGGGGAATCGTCTGATGTTGGATCCCTTTCCGATGGAGACTAGTGCGGGAATGGTAGCCCTCACCACCTGTTTTCCGTTCTCCATCTCTCGCGTTGCCAGTATCTTGTCGCCAGCGAACTCGATCGTTGAACACCCCGTGACCTGAGGTATGCACAGCATCTCGGCAAGCTCGGCGGGGACCTGGGCGGTATCCCCGTCTATGGCCTGCTTGCCGGTAAGGATGAGGTCGTAGTCACCTATCGTTTTCCTGATGCACCGCTCGAGCACCAGGGCCGTGGCCCAGCAGTCAGAGCCGACAAAGCTCTTGTCGTTCAGCAGGATCGCCCTATCCGCACCCAGCTCCAAGCAGCGCAACAATGCTGATCTGGCCTGGGGTGGGCCCATGGAAATGGCGACGATCTCCACCTCTTCATCCGTCACGTTCTTAATTCGAAAAGCCTCGTCCAGAGCATACTCGCAGAAGGGGTTTAGGATGGATGAGACACCTTCTCTGACCATCATTCCAGTTTCAGGATTCACTTTCACCGAATCGGCCTCTGGAACCTGCTTCACGCAGATGACGATCCTCAGTTCCCCACCTCCGGTTCGAATATGTTGCCAGGGCTCAGCATCCATCCAGGATCAAGCGATCGCTTGATCCTCCGCATCTCCTCGACGCCCTTGTCGCCGTACATGATCCTGAGAAAATCCCGCTTCAGCTTCCCTATGCCATGCTCGGCGCTGACCGAACCGCCAAGGGCGACAGCCTTTTGCGCGAACTCCTGGTAGAGCACCTTGCCTCTCTCGAGTTCCTCCTGGTTCCGGGGTAGGATGTTAAGGTGAGGGTGATTGTCCCCTATATGGCCAAATATCACATAGTCCAGACCGGACGTATCCATCCTGGAGGTGTAGAATGACATCATCTCCAATAGGCTTCCGTCCGGAACCGAGATATCGGTACCCAACTTGTGCATGGCCGGATGTTCCCTCTTTCGCTGGGCGATTATTGCGTTGACCGTCTCCGGCACCGCGTGTCTGAAGCCGAAGAATCGCTCCAGCTCTCTACCTTCGTGACCGCACCAGCTTCTTTCCAAAGATGAATTGCACTGACCGGCCAACCATCCAATTCTTTCTAGATCCCTTTCTA is a window from the Methanomassiliicoccales archaeon genome containing:
- a CDS encoding arsenic ABC transporter, with product MNGIWIALAVFLFTYFLISIRRLPKIKLDRPIAALVGAVLMLILGVVTPERALESIDLDILFLLLGMMLLVVGLEFCGLFEWVSIRMIRYSGTQFRLLVLVMVVSAVLSALVLNDAVVLMFTPIVIKTCRLVKTDPVPFLVGEVVAANIGSVATAVGNPQNAYIATKADIGFLEFSAALLPVAVISLLIGVVLIYIIFRKDIEKGDAAALRSLARENGWSRLRNFILEGDSQAKEGMVNLRKRRMALQAILLITLIAVMGFSLSSFIGIPLSMVAFAAGVATFMVLLLMTDVRSGEILRKVDWSIILFFIGLFIVLQGVRDSGLLAEIQALFPGFGPGETPTLGSLTLFSAVLSNLVSNVPAVMLLGEMIPVQSTDLWLALASSSTLAGNATLLGAAANIIVAEKAEGLGVEISFKRFIMAGLPIAVVTLLVSTLLLLMIM
- a CDS encoding glutamate-5-semialdehyde dehydrogenase is translated as MGSDIKSRVERAKRASIVLASKPTGLKNRALEAMAEALDSNRERIIEENAKDVALAEELVASGEMSRALLKRLIVTEPKIDAMIAGIKDVIELEDPVGKTLDAIELDEELNLYQVSAPIGLIGVIFESRPDVIPQIMSLCLKSGNATVFKGGSEAVRSNRTLFEILVEAMESVEGIPTDAFQLMETREDVSAILDLDRYIDLLIPRGSNQFVQYIQDNTRIPVLGHASGICHVYVDEKADLDKAWDISLDSKVQYAAVCNAAETLLVHNRIATKFLPTMAQRLLDKGVELRCDRASLELLMGAKGLDKSNIVSATEGDWCTEYNDLVISIGAVSSMDEAIDHINSFGSHHTDAIVTENKESASKFVSLVDSSSVMVNCSTRFADGYRYGKGAEVGISTNKIHARGPVGMEGLMIYKYVLIGNGQVVADYSGPEGRTFTHRKLEEDYPL
- the proB gene encoding glutamate 5-kinase, whose translation is MGRWSPITLDLKGEHSLTGSWRKITRCDGGVLVSGRSELLNDLNVLVIKIGTSSIMRNEFQVNRNLMDDLARQVRSLMDRGIQVILVSSGAIGLGLGAMGARPKPFEIPIRQAAASVGQGMLMREWRESFERVNLKVAQILLTYEFYSDRETYLNLRNNLSTLMEYGVVPIINENDAVCTKEIEAVFGDNDTLSAMVASKIESDLLIILSDVDGLCDRNPKLCDTAHLIPLVEKITPNIERMAGDPTSTKGVGGMRTKIQAAKICCMSGCKMVIANHGIEEVITKIVDGDEVGTLFICDEKVDKNRKRWIILANPSGQIRVDKGAMRALVGGKNGLLASGIKEIIGEFDRGDIVELVHDGKVFAKGITDYRSEELEKVKGAHSNDIESILGYSNYSNVIKHENLALLP
- a CDS encoding electron transfer flavoprotein subunit alpha, which produces MLIIDPEKCVGCRACEKGCPFDGLVMTDNLPQVLENCTLCGICVNLCEYHAISIDRHGGQVVSLEDWKAIMVWVEWEDRGNGPRIKDVTLELLGKARGMVTTTKESVIAALAGPPGLEGLGEELFRYGADRVVYLENELLKRYTTDGYANALSYLISSDKPSVVLFGATVNGRDLAPRIAARLGVGITADCTELSIDDGGQLVQTRPAFGGNVMASILSPDTRPQMATVRPRVFKIPPPDDNRKGVIEIPEMKISRRSIRTEIVEEVREEKEDIRIEESKVLVSIGRGITNRENLEMVRELACELGATMSSSRSLVELGWMPPSSQVGQSGKTVMPKLYLALGISGAIQHLVGMSSSDVVVAVNKDPDAPIFKVADFGIVGDVFEVVPAILMKLKERKAMGEGPGSRA
- a CDS encoding electron transfer flavoprotein subunit beta/FixA family protein, giving the protein MDAEPWQHIRTGGGELRIVICVKQVPEADSVKVNPETGMMVREGVSSILNPFCEYALDEAFRIKNVTDEEVEIVAISMGPPQARSALLRCLELGADRAILLNDKSFVGSDCWATALVLERCIRKTIGDYDLILTGKQAIDGDTAQVPAELAEMLCIPQVTGCSTIEFAGDKILATREMENGKQVVRATIPALVSIGKGSNIRRFPSMADFLKARSKEIVVMGAKDLDINEESVGLRGSRTQVVRVFVPSRREGGVIVDGTNPEHAAALLVKFLEEKGFEPRRGETSADH